A genomic stretch from Chitinophaga agri includes:
- a CDS encoding LytR/AlgR family response regulator transcription factor, giving the protein MQVVIIEDEKPNVTRLKKMLTDVDPGIEVIAVLDTITESVSWFQQNEHPDVVLMDIRIADGLSFDIFPSIRFQCPVIFVTAYDEYAVRAFKVNSLDYLLKPVERDDLQQALNKVKAVKQQPDTDGLMKHLLELLSKKEATYRTRFMIPFRDEYRTIPVTDIDFICYSLAGTHLVLKDCTHVPVSLTLEELEEQLDPQVFFRVNRQHIIHADSIDKIQTYSTSKLRVVLKRDAEREILISREKVPLFKQWLDR; this is encoded by the coding sequence ATGCAGGTAGTCATAATTGAAGATGAAAAACCCAACGTTACACGACTGAAGAAAATGCTGACCGATGTCGATCCTGGCATTGAAGTCATTGCCGTACTCGATACCATTACAGAAAGCGTATCCTGGTTTCAGCAGAACGAACATCCCGATGTGGTACTGATGGATATCCGTATTGCTGATGGGCTAAGCTTTGATATTTTTCCCAGCATCCGGTTCCAATGCCCGGTCATCTTTGTCACCGCTTATGATGAATATGCTGTCCGTGCCTTTAAAGTGAATAGTTTAGATTATCTCTTAAAGCCAGTTGAACGAGACGACCTGCAGCAGGCACTGAACAAGGTAAAGGCCGTAAAACAGCAACCCGATACGGATGGCCTGATGAAGCACCTGCTGGAACTGCTGAGTAAAAAAGAGGCTACTTACCGTACCCGCTTTATGATCCCTTTTCGTGATGAATACAGGACCATTCCTGTCACTGATATTGACTTCATCTGCTATAGCCTGGCAGGTACCCATCTCGTCCTGAAAGACTGTACGCATGTGCCTGTCAGCCTCACCCTGGAAGAACTTGAAGAGCAGCTGGATCCACAGGTCTTCTTCCGTGTCAACCGGCAGCATATTATTCATGCGGACAGCATCGATAAGATACAGACTTATTCCACCAGCAAACTGCGCGTTGTCCTGAAACGGGATGCTGAAAGAGAGATCCTTATCAGCAGAGAGAAGGTACCCCTGTTTAAACAATGGCTTGACAGGTAA
- a CDS encoding ABC transporter permease — translation MFKYYYKIATRNLWRNKAFSAITVMGLAIGLATCLLIALFVTDELKYDAYIEKADRTYRINADFLVNGSVFRERYSPALLGGVLQQDFPQVEKYVRLLQHDHILVQKGDQTLIEDGICFADSTVFDMFSLQMIAGNPVTALRAPKSIVLSESMAMKYFNSIDIVGKSIHTDNIYDYTITGVIKDVPSQAHIHFHFLKAMAEQEYSREPQWMADNFTTYVRLRPGATQEQLNGYLRIATKKYMEDQLRKLTGSGLADLEKKGGHFGYTTIPVRKIHLYSDLVSEQEPSGNIQYIYIFIITAIIILMIACVNFMNLSTARSAGRAKEVGLRKVMGSQRSSLIIQFLAESVITSCCAMLIAIVIAALLLPYMNDLSGKSLRITVTSLTWLLPLLLLIVVVVGLLAGSYPAFFLSSFEPVKVLKGKLSSGFKSSWLRNSLVTFQFVTAILLIVGTLVIYHQLSYIRNKQLGYDRQQVLVLGNTQSLWIHAKGFRDDVLKLPGVTAGTMTNTLPTEANTNTNVYSKDAARSEGQVMGINEWYIDTDYFATLGIKMASGRNFSPDMPTDTNAVIINETAARLLGYTDFTGKYLYRGDQKMPVIGIVKDFNAGSLRNKIPPAIFTLGEFTARMAFRVNTTDLQQTISKIEQLYHARPMMQGQPFTYSFMDDDFNRLYQSEERTGKIFISFAILAIVIASLGVFGLITYAAEQRTKEIGIRKVMGASVSSIVAMLSADFIKLIALATVIAVPLAWLLMNKWLENFAYRINISWVVFVLSILLMVIVTLATISIKAIRAALVNPIKSLRSE, via the coding sequence CCTCTGGAGGAACAAGGCTTTCTCTGCCATTACCGTTATGGGACTGGCTATCGGACTGGCCACCTGTCTGTTGATCGCGTTGTTCGTGACAGATGAACTAAAATATGATGCCTATATCGAAAAAGCCGACAGGACCTACCGTATCAATGCGGACTTCCTGGTGAACGGAAGTGTTTTCAGGGAACGGTATTCCCCTGCGTTACTGGGGGGCGTACTGCAACAGGATTTTCCCCAGGTGGAAAAGTATGTAAGGCTGCTCCAACATGACCATATACTGGTACAAAAGGGCGATCAGACCCTGATCGAGGATGGCATCTGTTTTGCCGACTCAACCGTGTTTGATATGTTCAGTCTGCAGATGATAGCAGGTAACCCCGTAACCGCCCTGCGTGCACCTAAGTCAATTGTCCTCTCAGAGAGTATGGCGATGAAATACTTCAACAGCATTGACATTGTCGGTAAATCTATACATACAGATAATATCTACGACTATACGATCACGGGAGTGATCAAAGATGTTCCTTCCCAGGCACATATCCACTTTCACTTTTTAAAAGCGATGGCGGAGCAGGAGTACAGCAGAGAGCCACAATGGATGGCGGATAACTTTACCACCTACGTACGTTTACGCCCCGGCGCCACACAGGAACAACTGAATGGTTACCTCAGGATAGCCACCAAAAAGTATATGGAGGACCAGCTGCGAAAGCTCACGGGGAGTGGTCTTGCTGACCTGGAAAAGAAAGGTGGTCATTTCGGATATACCACCATTCCTGTCAGAAAGATACATCTTTATTCAGACCTGGTCAGTGAGCAGGAACCATCCGGGAATATACAGTATATCTATATTTTCATCATTACGGCTATTATCATCCTGATGATCGCCTGCGTGAACTTCATGAACCTGTCCACTGCCCGGTCAGCCGGCAGGGCGAAAGAAGTAGGACTGCGTAAGGTAATGGGTTCTCAGCGGAGCAGCCTGATCATACAGTTCCTGGCAGAATCTGTTATTACCAGCTGCTGTGCTATGCTGATCGCTATTGTCATCGCCGCATTATTACTCCCCTATATGAACGACCTGTCAGGAAAATCCCTGCGTATCACCGTGACTTCATTAACCTGGCTGCTGCCGCTGTTATTACTGATCGTAGTGGTAGTAGGATTGCTGGCAGGCAGTTATCCGGCGTTCTTCCTCTCTTCATTCGAACCGGTGAAAGTTCTTAAAGGAAAATTATCTTCCGGCTTTAAAAGCAGCTGGTTGCGGAACAGTCTGGTCACCTTCCAGTTTGTCACCGCCATATTGCTCATTGTGGGTACACTGGTCATCTATCATCAACTTAGCTACATCCGGAACAAGCAACTGGGCTATGATCGTCAGCAGGTGCTGGTATTGGGCAACACACAGTCTTTGTGGATACACGCCAAAGGATTTCGCGATGACGTACTGAAGCTTCCGGGCGTCACGGCAGGTACGATGACAAACACGTTGCCTACCGAAGCGAATACGAATACGAATGTATACTCAAAGGATGCCGCCAGAAGTGAAGGACAGGTGATGGGGATTAACGAGTGGTACATTGACACCGATTATTTTGCTACGCTGGGCATAAAGATGGCAAGCGGAAGGAATTTTTCACCGGATATGCCAACAGATACCAATGCGGTGATCATCAATGAAACAGCGGCACGGCTGCTGGGGTATACTGATTTCACCGGCAAGTACCTGTATAGAGGTGACCAGAAAATGCCGGTAATAGGTATTGTCAAAGATTTCAATGCCGGTTCTTTACGGAATAAGATCCCACCTGCTATCTTCACATTGGGTGAATTCACTGCAAGGATGGCTTTCCGCGTCAATACCACGGACCTTCAGCAAACTATCAGTAAAATAGAACAGTTGTACCACGCGAGACCCATGATGCAGGGGCAACCGTTCACCTATTCATTCATGGATGATGATTTTAACAGGTTATACCAGTCAGAAGAGCGTACCGGAAAGATCTTCATCTCTTTTGCTATACTGGCCATTGTGATCGCCTCCCTGGGTGTGTTTGGACTGATCACCTATGCAGCGGAGCAGCGTACCAAGGAGATAGGCATCCGGAAAGTAATGGGGGCGTCTGTATCCAGTATTGTGGCGATGCTTTCGGCCGACTTTATCAAACTGATCGCACTGGCAACGGTGATAGCCGTGCCACTGGCATGGCTGCTGATGAATAAATGGCTGGAGAACTTCGCCTACAGGATCAATATCAGCTGGGTGGTATTTGTACTGTCTATATTGCTCATGGTCATCGTAACACTGGCCACGATCAGCATAAAAGCCATCAGGGCTGCACTGGTCAATCCTATCAAGAGTTTACGTTCTGAATAA
- a CDS encoding helix-turn-helix domain-containing protein: MQLVVFAALHFELEACATENQPPQGTAPLQLLLEMIRAKQVAVIPASMHDTTNSTPPPVTISPAMMHYLDHVSEPLMGGQMPGYALRTVSIELLTEYQEKQVSALSAETALATTMMLIRNEVMLYPNIHVHSLRSLAKKHFINEKSLSRAFSKTFGVKISDFILEQVMQRAKYLLENTDMTVADIADELGYSNDYNFSRTFKNMYGAYPAMSRKKTPDS, from the coding sequence ATGCAACTGGTAGTATTCGCGGCGCTGCACTTTGAACTGGAAGCTTGTGCAACTGAAAACCAACCCCCACAAGGTACAGCCCCGTTACAATTGTTACTTGAAATGATACGTGCTAAACAAGTGGCCGTCATACCTGCATCCATGCATGATACAACAAACAGTACACCACCACCTGTGACGATCAGTCCTGCAATGATGCATTATCTCGATCATGTATCTGAACCATTGATGGGCGGGCAGATGCCTGGTTATGCATTAAGGACGGTCAGTATAGAACTACTGACAGAATACCAGGAGAAGCAGGTGTCCGCATTAAGTGCGGAAACAGCGCTTGCTACAACGATGATGCTGATCAGAAATGAAGTGATGCTCTATCCGAATATTCATGTGCATAGCCTGCGCTCACTGGCGAAGAAACACTTCATTAATGAGAAATCATTAAGCAGGGCATTCTCCAAAACCTTTGGCGTGAAGATCAGTGATTTCATACTGGAACAGGTGATGCAACGTGCAAAGTATCTGCTGGAGAATACAGACATGACCGTGGCTGATATTGCAGACGAACTGGGATACAGCAATGACTATAACTTTTCCCGTACCTTCAAAAACATGTACGGCGCCTATCCGGCGATGTCCCGCAAGAAAACACCTGACAGTTAG
- a CDS encoding M15 family metallopeptidase, giving the protein MMESLKLIRINSSGPMVTNWQFFLIGQHLYEGEADGIFSQEVQLATMAFQRKHDLQPDGVVGNKTYGVAMQLGFDGIVDDRDDKSGPDFPKPPAFKPLVSNDERAAVFGRFSYESHPLPGNAENIRITDDWISRNIVMLSIPQLTNIKGSDRVQFHRKAGDQLVRLWQDWENAGLLPLILTWGGSFVPRFIRGSRKTLSNHSFGSAFDINVAWNPLGAMPPLVGQKGSVRELVQIANGNGFYWGGHFTRKDGMHFEIAQIK; this is encoded by the coding sequence ATGATGGAATCACTCAAACTCATCAGGATCAACAGTAGTGGTCCTATGGTAACGAACTGGCAGTTCTTCCTGATCGGGCAGCACCTCTATGAAGGAGAAGCCGACGGGATATTTTCCCAGGAAGTACAACTGGCAACAATGGCGTTCCAGCGCAAACACGACCTGCAGCCGGATGGTGTTGTTGGCAACAAAACATATGGTGTCGCTATGCAGTTAGGCTTCGACGGCATTGTGGACGACAGAGACGACAAATCCGGCCCGGATTTCCCCAAACCACCTGCCTTTAAGCCATTGGTATCAAATGACGAAAGGGCCGCTGTATTTGGCCGGTTTTCGTATGAATCTCACCCGCTCCCTGGTAACGCTGAAAATATCAGGATCACGGATGACTGGATCAGCAGGAATATCGTCATGTTATCTATTCCGCAACTGACCAATATCAAGGGCTCGGACAGGGTACAGTTTCACAGGAAAGCAGGCGACCAGCTGGTGCGGCTATGGCAGGACTGGGAAAATGCGGGACTCTTACCTTTGATACTTACATGGGGCGGTTCATTCGTACCGCGCTTCATAAGAGGTAGCAGAAAAACACTCAGCAATCATTCTTTTGGGTCTGCATTCGATATTAATGTTGCCTGGAATCCATTAGGTGCGATGCCACCCCTGGTAGGACAAAAAGGATCTGTCAGGGAACTGGTACAGATCGCCAACGGGAACGGCTTTTACTGGGGAGGACATTTCACCCGGAAAGACGGCATGCACTTTGAAATCGCACAGATAAAATAG
- a CDS encoding T9SS type B sorting domain-containing protein, whose product MKTFSVHFNILKTIIVSLLITLPQAARSQTDPIYLQNPSFEGQPTINGIPPPWYQRSVNLIAYTLPMGSSNEIPPSEGKTYAALLAASENNTSAGHAVWTSIGQQLSKPIEAGKAYLISFDMALMPEDDRSDGTAATSTALAILGADSEADIGERIWYSGAYYDRKWKRFTAVLKPKKTYAHLRFEPYVTDYDDTCYVVTFLDNISMIEETLNFDVHAENTCYGHSAGKVSVTMNTHDKDNYSFRWQPGGYTTQEVAQLPAGVYTVTVTNTTKGYSRAESIEVRQWDINIDPKVTPISCNGESDAAIDANVSGSKPPYKYALVNQSPEQDSPVFSELRANYYTLKVTDSMGCYKMQPVNIPNPLILQVKDAIAKPLSCSSVRDGQIILSPSGGTAPYHYSISDTATQTDNRFHHLDAGSYHYRVRDDHNCMVEGNITVERGMNDCAIYMPTAFSPNGDGKNDLFKARMQDDVTEFRMTIFGRWGQLIYETTDPESGWDGKMRGADLPPGTYVWRVTYTDSKKQQMQQQGTLTMFR is encoded by the coding sequence ATGAAAACCTTCAGTGTACACTTCAACATACTGAAAACCATTATCGTATCTTTATTGATCACGCTACCACAAGCAGCCCGGTCACAAACAGATCCAATTTATCTGCAGAATCCTTCGTTTGAAGGACAACCGACGATAAATGGTATACCACCACCATGGTATCAGCGGTCTGTCAACCTGATCGCATATACGTTACCGATGGGTTCCAGTAATGAGATACCACCTTCGGAAGGTAAGACCTATGCTGCATTACTGGCTGCCTCTGAGAACAATACATCTGCAGGTCATGCTGTATGGACATCGATCGGTCAGCAGTTATCCAAACCGATAGAAGCGGGTAAAGCATATCTGATCTCTTTTGATATGGCATTAATGCCTGAAGATGACAGAAGTGATGGAACAGCGGCTACTTCAACAGCGCTGGCCATATTAGGGGCTGACTCTGAAGCGGATATAGGGGAGCGCATCTGGTACTCAGGTGCTTACTACGATAGAAAATGGAAAAGATTCACAGCAGTACTGAAGCCCAAAAAAACCTACGCACATCTCCGGTTCGAACCTTATGTAACTGATTATGATGATACCTGTTATGTTGTAACATTCCTTGACAACATCTCCATGATCGAAGAGACACTCAACTTTGATGTACATGCTGAAAATACCTGTTACGGACATAGCGCAGGAAAGGTATCCGTAACAATGAATACCCATGACAAAGACAACTATAGCTTCCGCTGGCAACCAGGCGGATATACTACACAGGAAGTTGCTCAATTGCCGGCAGGCGTTTATACTGTTACGGTCACTAACACAACGAAAGGTTATTCAAGAGCGGAAAGCATAGAGGTCAGACAATGGGATATAAACATTGATCCGAAAGTCACGCCCATCAGTTGTAACGGAGAATCAGACGCTGCTATCGATGCCAATGTAAGTGGCAGTAAGCCGCCCTATAAATATGCTTTGGTCAATCAGTCCCCTGAGCAGGATTCTCCCGTATTCAGTGAGCTGCGCGCGAACTATTATACATTGAAAGTAACGGATAGTATGGGCTGTTATAAAATGCAGCCGGTCAACATACCGAATCCGCTTATTTTACAGGTGAAAGACGCGATAGCCAAGCCGCTCTCCTGCAGCAGCGTAAGAGATGGTCAGATCATTCTCAGTCCTTCCGGAGGTACTGCGCCCTATCACTATAGTATTTCAGATACAGCCACACAGACCGACAATCGTTTCCATCATCTTGATGCAGGTAGTTACCATTACAGGGTGAGAGATGATCACAATTGTATGGTAGAAGGAAATATTACTGTTGAGCGGGGAATGAATGACTGTGCTATCTACATGCCTACCGCATTCAGTCCGAACGGCGATGGTAAGAACGATCTGTTCAAGGCACGTATGCAGGATGATGTGACGGAGTTCCGGATGACCATCTTCGGCAGATGGGGACAACTGATCTATGAAACGACAGACCCGGAGTCCGGATGGGATGGAAAAATGAGGGGAGCTGATCTGCCTCCGGGCACATATGTATGGAGAGTTACCTATACAGACAGTAAAAAACAACAGATGCAGCAGCAGGGTACACTGACCATGTTCAGATAG
- a CDS encoding vanadium-dependent haloperoxidase — protein sequence MTIHSVRSWYIYLFFILVVAACSKEEQAPVPENIIAVTEQSGNTPSAAAVPVSWYQLQFKLIRETPGFTPPVAARALAYTGIALHEAVVWSDRYGHSLSGQLNALNYVPRPERGKQYNWEIAANSALSDIITRLYPTASPANVALINALDSTNRLAAASGCDASVMNRSVDFGKSVAAAIYAWSTTDGGKDGYLNGFPTDYVPPVGPAFWVPTPPAFQRALLPYWGNNRLLVKPRYPETAGIAHPAFSTDTAAAFYKEAYHVYQKVNTLTPEENTIALYWADGGGTFTPPGHLLAITAQLITEQGLSLTKAATLFAQAGISVNDAGIVCWKYKYKYNLLRPITYIRQYIDAAWGPLIVTPPFPSYTSGHASFSGAAGTVLAGFFGNHFSFTDNQKVPEGFAPRAFSNFQQMVDEAAVSRIYGGIHYEFDSEIGARTGEEVGRRVMGLRY from the coding sequence ATGACCATTCATTCTGTACGTTCGTGGTACATCTATCTCTTTTTCATCCTCGTTGTTGCCGCTTGTAGCAAAGAGGAGCAGGCACCCGTTCCTGAAAACATTATTGCCGTTACTGAACAGTCGGGCAATACCCCTTCCGCTGCCGCTGTACCTGTATCCTGGTATCAGCTGCAGTTTAAACTGATCAGGGAGACCCCTGGTTTTACACCGCCGGTCGCAGCCAGAGCGCTGGCATATACCGGTATCGCCCTGCATGAAGCCGTGGTATGGAGCGACCGCTATGGTCATTCGCTTAGCGGACAACTAAACGCCCTGAACTACGTACCCCGTCCTGAAAGAGGGAAACAGTATAACTGGGAGATCGCCGCAAATAGTGCGCTGTCTGACATCATCACCAGGTTATACCCTACTGCCAGTCCTGCAAATGTAGCCCTCATCAACGCACTGGACAGTACGAACAGACTGGCTGCTGCCAGCGGCTGTGACGCCAGTGTCATGAACCGTTCTGTTGATTTCGGGAAATCAGTGGCTGCCGCCATTTATGCCTGGTCAACGACTGATGGTGGTAAGGACGGGTACCTGAATGGGTTCCCAACCGACTACGTACCTCCGGTAGGACCCGCATTCTGGGTGCCCACCCCGCCCGCATTCCAGCGTGCCCTCTTACCTTACTGGGGCAATAACAGACTACTGGTGAAGCCCCGCTATCCGGAGACGGCTGGCATCGCCCACCCCGCTTTTTCTACCGATACTGCTGCTGCCTTTTACAAGGAAGCCTATCATGTGTATCAGAAAGTGAATACCCTGACGCCTGAAGAGAATACCATTGCGCTTTACTGGGCAGATGGTGGTGGTACCTTTACGCCTCCGGGACATTTACTCGCTATCACTGCACAACTGATCACTGAACAGGGACTTAGTCTGACAAAAGCTGCCACCCTGTTCGCACAGGCAGGCATCAGCGTGAACGACGCTGGTATCGTATGCTGGAAGTATAAATACAAATACAACCTGTTGCGCCCTATTACCTATATCCGGCAATACATAGACGCTGCCTGGGGCCCGCTGATCGTCACACCGCCATTTCCATCCTATACTTCCGGACATGCCAGTTTCAGTGGTGCCGCCGGTACTGTGCTGGCAGGCTTCTTTGGCAATCATTTCTCTTTCACCGATAACCAGAAAGTACCGGAAGGCTTCGCCCCACGCGCTTTCAGTAATTTTCAGCAGATGGTGGATGAAGCAGCGGTTTCAAGGATCTATGGCGGCATCCATTATGAATTTGATAGTGAGATCGGTGCCCGGACAGGCGAGGAGGTAGGAAGGAGAGTGATGGGACTGAGGTATTGA
- a CDS encoding glycoside hydrolase family 71/99-like protein → MRTLLWALCALFMFACNKSLPEQEIPSLRADTKAVVPVSKSTSKKIFIHWMPWFETPASRGAWGYHWKMNTQNPDIIVNGKRQIAAYFYPKTGPYASADPDIIEYQLLLMKYAGADGVFIDWPGTRQRYDYTDNLANSNALISKLNAVGLQFSIVHEDRNWDPGMAANANADFVYMQNNYFNQGNYLRNANNEPVVLNFGPITFHQPAEWNTILNGINPRPKIVPLFGFTNEVGSNNAGGEFPWIYQEHPGVVDRYYTQAASFPLSIGVVYPGFRSFYQAGGADGPTWQIPHNGTATFSTMLDKALASSVQIIQFATWNDYGEGTIIEPTDEFGFSFLTVMQQKLGVPFGLHELEVIYRLYQYRKQYAGNGSVQQQLNQVFSFLADLQVANAESLLNSIGGGTDPGNPPANGVLIRNRWLNTYLYEQNGQVRYSTGNTGNQYRWIQETVNGHIRFKNAATGNYLNIEHLYSYVESSNVPDTFYSSYWALESYNGYTRLRSEWQNTYLNLENQSGLAQCTNVPANFESSQWTLQP, encoded by the coding sequence ATGAGAACGCTATTATGGGCACTGTGTGCCTTGTTTATGTTCGCCTGTAACAAATCGTTACCCGAACAGGAAATTCCATCGTTACGAGCCGATACGAAAGCTGTAGTACCTGTCTCCAAATCCACCAGTAAGAAGATCTTTATCCATTGGATGCCCTGGTTTGAAACACCGGCTTCCAGGGGCGCCTGGGGTTACCACTGGAAGATGAACACCCAGAACCCGGATATCATCGTCAATGGAAAGAGACAGATCGCTGCTTACTTCTATCCTAAGACCGGCCCTTATGCTTCCGCCGATCCTGATATCATCGAATATCAGCTGTTACTGATGAAATACGCCGGTGCAGATGGTGTGTTCATTGACTGGCCGGGTACCAGACAGCGATACGATTATACGGACAACCTGGCCAACTCCAATGCGCTGATCAGTAAGCTGAATGCTGTTGGCCTGCAATTCTCCATCGTGCATGAGGACAGGAACTGGGACCCTGGTATGGCCGCAAATGCCAACGCGGACTTCGTGTATATGCAGAACAACTATTTCAATCAGGGGAACTACCTGCGTAATGCTAACAACGAACCGGTCGTCCTGAACTTTGGTCCTATCACCTTCCATCAGCCGGCAGAGTGGAACACGATCCTGAATGGTATTAATCCCCGTCCTAAGATCGTTCCGCTGTTCGGGTTCACTAATGAAGTAGGTAGTAATAACGCCGGAGGCGAGTTTCCCTGGATCTACCAGGAGCATCCGGGTGTAGTAGACCGTTATTATACCCAGGCTGCGAGCTTCCCGTTGTCTATAGGCGTTGTTTATCCAGGCTTCAGGTCATTCTATCAGGCTGGTGGTGCTGACGGTCCTACCTGGCAGATCCCGCACAATGGAACGGCGACCTTTTCCACCATGCTGGACAAGGCACTGGCGTCCAGTGTACAGATCATTCAGTTTGCTACCTGGAACGATTATGGCGAAGGCACCATCATTGAACCGACAGATGAATTTGGCTTTTCATTCCTGACCGTCATGCAACAAAAGCTGGGTGTGCCCTTCGGTTTGCATGAACTCGAAGTCATCTACCGGCTGTACCAGTACAGGAAACAATATGCGGGCAACGGTAGCGTGCAGCAACAGTTAAATCAGGTGTTCTCCTTCCTGGCGGATCTGCAGGTCGCCAATGCAGAAAGCCTCTTAAACAGTATCGGTGGTGGCACTGACCCGGGTAATCCTCCGGCCAATGGTGTACTGATCAGGAACAGGTGGTTAAACACTTACCTGTATGAACAGAACGGGCAGGTACGTTATAGCACCGGCAACACCGGTAATCAGTATCGCTGGATACAGGAGACGGTCAATGGACATATCCGTTTTAAGAACGCCGCTACGGGCAATTACCTGAACATAGAGCACCTGTACAGCTATGTGGAGAGTAGTAATGTGCCTGATACGTTTTACAGCAGTTACTGGGCTTTGGAAAGCTATAATGGGTATACCCGCCTGAGAAGCGAGTGGCAGAACACTTACCTGAACCTGGAGAATCAGAGTGGACTGGCGCAGTGTACCAATGTACCTGCAAACTTTGAAAGCAGTCAGTGGACGTTACAGCCCTAA
- a CDS encoding class I SAM-dependent methyltransferase, producing the protein MEYNRLADIKRLEFIIRTLKQHLPEGATVLDVGCGNGIIARGLGNEGFNVYGIDVSQKAIEKARALTDNTNVRFDVISAEALVADGQRYHAVICSEVLEHLNQPEKLLDVLYQSLTDNGVLIVTVPNGMGPREVLVTKPVIALQKKDNWVWRCILKVKGAMGYKGTTVQSDADDLTHVQFFSKTSLEGLARKTHFRIVRFGKTNFIDDVFPFSFFTKKIKLLQKWDGAIAEVLPYQLTGSFVTVWEKN; encoded by the coding sequence ATGGAATACAACAGACTTGCCGACATCAAGCGTTTAGAGTTTATTATTCGCACACTGAAACAACATTTACCTGAAGGCGCAACTGTACTGGACGTGGGCTGTGGCAACGGCATCATTGCACGTGGTCTGGGTAATGAAGGCTTCAATGTATATGGTATTGACGTAAGTCAGAAAGCCATTGAAAAAGCCCGAGCACTCACTGATAATACCAATGTCCGTTTTGACGTTATCAGCGCAGAAGCCCTTGTGGCTGATGGACAACGCTATCACGCAGTGATATGCAGTGAAGTACTGGAGCATCTTAATCAGCCAGAAAAACTACTGGACGTATTGTACCAGTCACTGACAGACAATGGTGTACTGATCGTCACCGTACCTAACGGTATGGGTCCCAGGGAGGTGCTCGTTACCAAACCCGTTATTGCCCTGCAAAAGAAAGATAACTGGGTATGGAGGTGTATCCTGAAAGTAAAAGGCGCAATGGGGTACAAAGGTACTACTGTTCAATCAGATGCAGATGATCTCACACATGTGCAGTTCTTCAGTAAAACATCACTGGAAGGACTGGCCAGGAAAACACACTTTAGGATCGTACGTTTTGGTAAAACAAACTTTATTGACGATGTTTTTCCTTTTTCTTTCTTCACCAAAAAAATAAAATTGTTGCAAAAATGGGATGGTGCCATTGCGGAAGTACTTCCATATCAACTCACTGGAAGTTTTGTAACAGTATGGGAGAAGAATTAA